TGGTCCACCAAGTGCGGTTGCGGTTTCGGGACGCGGAAATCGGCCGCAGCGATGCCGATTGTGCGGATTGGCTGCAGCAAACCATCGCTTTTATCGAACAGCCGGCAACGGAATTGGCCTTGCCCTTGGCGCTAAGCGGTACGCCGTTTCAACGGCGGGTGTGGCAGGTGTTACGCGAAATTCCGTTGGCTGCGACGCTAAGTTATAGCGCTATCGCCGGCCGTATCGGCGCGGAACGGTCGGCACGCGCGGTGGCTGCGGCTTGTGCGGCCAATACGCTGGCGTTGGCGGTGCCTTGCCACCGGGCGGTTCGCAGCGACGGCAAACTGGCCGGATACCGCTGGGGGCTCGAGCGCAAAGCCGAATTGCTGAAACGCGAACGCGAGGCCTTGGCCGCCGGCCAATAAGCGCGGCTCAGACGCCGATGTCTTCGTTCCAGAGTTTCGAGGCGGGCGGCGATGAAATTGCGCATTAACAGGCTGGTGAAAAACTCCCAAAGCTGCAGTCATCAAGGCGCATAGCCTCAGCAAACAAGTAAAATAGCGCATCTAAATTGGAGAAGCCCCCCATGCGCGGACACGATGCCATTCAAAATAGCTGGTTCAGCTACGTTAGCCTGGAAGACCGTATTCCCAAACAGCATCCGTTGCGTCGTTTACGGCTACTCGTCGATGGCGTATTGGCCTCTATGGATGCGGTCTTTGCCGAATGCTACTCCCATACTGGCCGCCCGTCGATTGCGCCCGAAAAACTGCTGCGCGCCTTGCTATTGCAAGTGCTGTACACCGTTCGTAGCGAACGCCAGTTGATGGAACAGCTGGACTACAACCTGCTGTTTCGCTGGTTTGTCGGTTTGGGTATCGACGATGCTGTCTGGGAACGCAGCGTGTTCAGCGCCAACCGCGAGCGCCTGCTGTCCGAAGCACTGAGTCGCGAGTTTTTTGAGCGGGTCTTGGCCATTGCCGAATGGCAAAACCTGGTGTCCGACGAACACTTCAGTGTCGACGGCAGCCTGATCGAAGCCTGGGCCTCGCACAAAAGCTTCGTGAAGAAAGACGGCAGCGGTCCTGATAAACCCGCCGGCCGCAATCCCGAGGTCGACTTCAGCGGCGAAAAGCGCAGCAATGCCACGCATCAGAGCACGACAGACCCCGAAGCGCGGCTTTACAAGAAAGGCGAATACACCGAGGCCAAACTGCGTTACATCACCCATGCCCTATCCGAGAATCGTAACGGCCTGATTGTCGATGTCGAAACCACCCAAGCCACCGGCACCGCTGAAATCGAAGCCGCGCAAACAATGATCAAACGCCGTGTTCCCAAAGGCGGCAGCGTCGGTGCCGACAAAGGCTATGACCAACCGGCGTTCGTCAACAAACTCAAGACGCAAGACATCAAAGCCCATGTTGCTCGCAAAAAGACCGGCAGTGCCGTCGATGGCCGCACCGCGCGCGGCAAAGCGTACGCTCAAAGCCTCAAGCGCCGCAAAATCGTCGAAGAAGCCTTCGGCTGGATCAAGACCGTCGGGGGCCTGCGTAAAACCCGCCACATCGGCTTAGCCAAAGTCGCAGGTCAGGCCTTGTTTTGCTTTGCCGCCTACAACCTGACGCGCTTGCTCAACCTATTGGTGTTCACGCCGAAACCGGCGTGGAGTGCGCCCACCTAGGGCGAAGTGCGCCTGAAAACCGTCCACAGACGGCTTCAGGCGAATAAAAAGCCCTTGAAACAGGGGCAAAACGGTTGAAACTCGATGTCATGACCGATTTCAACACGAAAAAATCACGGAAACCGTGGGTAAGGGGAAATATCAGTGGGTTTTTCACCAGCCTGTTAAATCGACGCCGCTGGTCTTGGGCTATTTCCAGCGTTACGCAGCGTTGGCGCAGTAATTGTTCTTCGCCGACGAAGGTTTGGTTTTCGCCGATGACGACGCGCGGGATGCCGTATAGCAAAATGGCGCGGCTGCAGATCGGGCAAGGCGACCAGGTGGTGTAGAGCATGTCGCGCTAGACCTGAGCCGGCAAGCGGCCGGCATTTTCCAGCGCATCCATTTCGCCGTGCAGAACCGCGCTGCCGTGTTGTACCCGGCGGTTATGGCCTCAGCCTATGATGCGCGGTCCCGGTAAACCAGCACCGAGCCGATCTGAATGCCGCCTTTCGCTAAACCCGCTTCGGCTTCGGCGATGACCGCTTGGAGAAAAACATCCATCGCCGCCGGATTCAGTCGAGCGTGTAACCGACTTTGATTGTCACCTGCCAGTGGGCGATTTTGCCGTCGGCGATATGGCCGCGGGTTTCGATCACTTCGAACCAGCGCATATTGGCCACTGATTCGCCGGCTTTGGCTACGGCGTTTTCCACCGCATTCTCAATGCTGACAGTGGACGAACCGGTCAATTCGATTTTTTGGTAAACATGGTCTGGCATGGCGGCCTCCGCAAAAATTAAAACAATGCCCGGAAACGGCGCGCGGCCTCGAACGGATCGCCGTCGAATACGCCGCCGATGACGGCCAATAAGTCTGCACCGGCAGCCAATAACTGTCCAGCGTTTTCCGGCAAAATACCGCCGATGGCGACGATAGGCACCGGCAAGCTGCGCTTGGCTTCACGTAGCGTGCCGATTTCGGCCGGCGCCGCCAACGGTTTGGAACCGGACGGAAAAAACCGGCCGAAGGCGACGTAATCGGCGCCGGCCGCGACGGCTGCGGTCGCTCTGGCGATATCGTTGTAACAGGACACGCCGATGATCGCGTCGGCCCCCAGCTTTGCTCGGGCTGCCGCGATGTTGCCGTCGTCGCGGCCCAAATGCACGCCGTCGGCGCCGACCGCCAGCGCCAGCTCGACGCTGTCGTTGATAATCAGCGGGACATGGTAACTGCGGCACAGTCGTAACAGGCGGCCGGCTAAGCCTTCGCCATCCACGGCCTGTTTGTCGCGGTATTGCACCAGCACCGCGCCGCCCTTTAACGCCGCTTCGACTTCGGCGATGACTTGTTCTGCGGTTTTGCCTTCGGGTTGGGTGATCGCGTACAGGCCGCGGCGGGGAAGTTTCATGATTCCACCCAAAAAAAACGTTCCGGATTATGCTGGCCGCGGCCGGGTCGGTAGGCGGCTGCGAGGCTTTGCCACGTGTAGTCTTGCGCCTCGCTGATCGCGCTGAACGGGTCCAGGCCTTGCGCCAGTAACGCGGCGATTGCGCTGGCCAACGTGCAACCGGAGCCGTGGTAGCTGTGAGGCAGCCGTTCCCAATTGAAGGTTTCGTTAACGCCGTCGGCCAGGTACAGGCGGTTGTGTACCAATTCCGAGTCTTCGTCGGCTCCGGTGATCAAGACGTACTCCGCGCCGCTGTGTCGCAGCGCTTTGCCGCAGGCGTCGAGGTCGGCCAGCCCGGTCAGGCGGCGGGCTTCGTTGGCGTTAGGCGTTAATACCGTGGCTAGCGGCAATAGCCGGTTATTGATGGCATCGATCAAACCCTGGCCGGCCAAATCGCTGCCGCCGCCGGCGGCCAGCACCGGGTCCAATACCACTGGAATTCGCGGACAGCTTTGCAATACGTCGGCAATCGCCTCGGCCAGTTCCGCCGAGCCGATCAAGCCGATTTTGATGGCCGCGACCTGCATATCGGCCAGCACGGTTTGCGCTTGGCTGGTCAAGTCCGCCGCCCGCTGCGGCAACAGTTTTTTGACGTTGCGGCTGTCTTGTTCGGTCAGCGCCGTGATCACACCGGCGGCATGGCAGTGGTGGCTGGCGATGGTTTCGATGTCGGCTTGAATCCCGGCGCCGCCGCTCGGGTCGTGGCCGGAAAAACATAATACGACCGGCCGGCTCATTGCCCGTCTCCGTGCAGCAAGGCCAGAAATTCCGTCTCGCTGATCACCGTCACGCCTTTTTCGCGCGCGGTGTTGGTCTTATTGGCGCCGACGTTGTCGCCGGCTACCAGGTAGTCGGTTTTGGCCGATACCGAACTGCCGACTTTGGCGCCCTTGGCTTTGGCTTGTTTGCTGAGCTCGTCGCGGCTGCCGCTGTGCAGCGTGCCGGTAAATACCAGGGTTTTGCCGGCCAACGGGTGAGCGTTTTCGTCCGGTTGAGCCTGGCTGGCCTGCAGGTTAAAACCCAGCGCCATCAACTGATCGAACAAGGGTTTGATGTTGGCGAAGCCTTCGGCAATCACCGCGGCGGTTTTCTCGGCAAAGCCTTCGATCGCGACAATGTCCGTTTCGCTGAGTTGGAAAATGTTTTGCAACGGATGGTGGGCCAGCAAACGTTCGCAATTGCCCAAGCCCATCCGAAATACGCCGAACGCGGCCAGAAAGCGCCAGTCTTCGACTGCTTCCCGCCGGCTGCGCAATAATTGGTCGACCAGGTTTTGCGATTGTTTCGGGCCGAAGCCCATGTTTTCGAATTGCTCGGCATCGAGAGCGTAAATTTGATCGACGCGGCGGATACCGTGTTCGTAGAGGCGTTTGATCGTCGCAGCGCCGAAGCCGTCGTTGTTTTTCAATACTCTGAAAAAGTGCTCCATGCTGTTGCTGATTTGCGCCGGACAAGCCAGGTTGTTTGGGCAAAGCAGATAGTCGTTATCCCATATCAAAGCATGGCCGCAACTGGGGCAGGCCTCGGGGATGTCCGGTTCGGCCGGATTGATTACGGCCTCGATTTTCGGAATTACCTCGCCGGAGCGCGCCAAGCGGATCAGTGCGCCGGGTCCGATGCCTTTGTCGACCACCATCTTGTAATGGTGGGCCGTAGCCCGCGACAGCAGCGCGCCGCTGAGGCGGGTCGGTTCCAGTTCGGCGACCGGCGTGATCCGGCCCGAGCGCGAAGTTTGCGGTACGACCTGCAGAATTTTGACTTCGGCCGTTTCCAGATTTTCCTTGTAAGCCAACTGCCAGCGATGGTGGTGGCGGGTGGCGCCGAGATAGGTTTTCAATTCCTCGTCGGCAATTTCCAGTATCACGCCGTCGACGTCGTAGTCGACTTTATGCCAGATGGTTTTGACGTGGCCTTCGAAGTCGGCGATCAATTCGGCCCAAGAGCCGGTCCAGGCAGGCAGCAATGCAAACGGATAAAACACCGCAGCATGGTCCTCAATGGCTTGTTGCGCGTGTTCGTCCAGTTCTTTTTCCTTGATGACGCTGGCTTGAAAATTCCGCGGGTTGTCGAAAAAGTCGGCCAGATTGCGGTCGAAATAACTGCGGCTGACTACGATTTCGCCGGCGCCCAGCCCGCGTCGGCCTTGGTTGGCGACCTGCAAGCCGCGTTCGAACACGCGGCTGATGTCCTGGCCTTTGCGGCCGTCGCCGCGGGTATACAGCATCCGGCCGTCGTCGTAGGCGGCGTAGCCGTCCAACTTCGGCGTGATCTTGAATTGCAGGTCGGCAAAGTTCTTGCCCAGTTCCTCGGCCGCTTTCTCGATGCGTGCCGCCCAGCGTTCCACTTCGTCGCGGCTGTAAGCCTTGTCGGTGGACAGCATCATGACCGGCAGGTCGACGGTTTTGCCGGCGAAAGCCGGCTCCGGTTCCACCTCGTGCAACAAAGGATGGTCGGGCTGGCGTTTTTTTAATTCGGCCAGAAAGATGAAATCGTAGTCGCTGTCGCTGATGGCCGGCTCGCCGCCGCGGTAGAGGGCGTTAGCGATTTTCAGAAAGGCGACCAGTTCGCCGTCGCCGGCCGATTCGATTTGTTGCGGATGGCGGCACAGCTCGCAAAAGCGGTGTTCGCCGATGTCCTGCAACACGGCTCCGGCTTGGCGGAGCAGATGTGTTTGGCTGTCGCTGAGCATGCGGGGAGGATTCGGATTAGGATAGGCCGGCGATTATAGGGGGATCGTCGGGCAAAAAAAAGGCGGGAGAGGTAAACTCGCCCGCCGAGTATCTATCTTTCAAGAGGATCATGTCGACGGTAGGAAATCGTTCGACACGGCTATAGTTTAGGGGATTGCCGCTGATAAGCATTGACCTGGATCAATGTTTGTCGGCTTTTTCCGACGCTGCGGCAGAAACAGATTTACAGGATCGGCATAGGCCATGGATTTCGATGGTTTTGCGTTGCGGGACGAAGCCGGCATCGCTTAATTCCGTGCCGAGCGCGCTCAATACGGCGGGGGCGGCGCGTTCTTCGACGGTATGGCAGGCGGTACAGATCAGCAATAGCTGGTCGTGCTGGGTGCCGGAGCAATGGCAGCCGACGAAAGCGTTCAGGCTTTCCACCCGGTGAATCAGTCCTTGCTCCAGCAAAAAATCCAGCGCCCGGTATACCGTCGACGGTTTGGCGGCATCGTTGACCGGACGGATTTGGTCGAGCAAATCGTAAGCTTTGACGGCTTTATGGCTGTTCCAGATCAACTCCAGAATTTTATGGCGGATCGGCGTCAACTGTACGCCGCGTGACAAGCAAAGCTGTTCCGCTACACTTATCGCATTTCGAATACACAGGTTGTGGTCGTGTTCCGGATGGCTGATACGCTCGGGTTCTGATTCGGTCATTTGCGGGAAGAGTGATAAGGTTCATTCATTTGGCGGTGCGGCTTGTTTATAGTGCCAGCATCATCAGGCCATTTCAATTCATATCGAAGTTGTCTGCTGC
Above is a window of Methylomonas koyamae DNA encoding:
- a CDS encoding transcriptional repressor, which gives rise to MTESEPERISHPEHDHNLCIRNAISVAEQLCLSRGVQLTPIRHKILELIWNSHKAVKAYDLLDQIRPVNDAAKPSTVYRALDFLLEQGLIHRVESLNAFVGCHCSGTQHDQLLLICTACHTVEERAAPAVLSALGTELSDAGFVPQRKTIEIHGLCRSCKSVSAAASEKADKH
- a CDS encoding methylated-DNA--[protein]-cysteine S-methyltransferase, whose translation is MSDTPSKLLLNGGSIGYAAGSCSLGAVLVAGGVNGVCAIALGDVADSLVHQVRLRFRDAEIGRSDADCADWLQQTIAFIEQPATELALPLALSGTPFQRRVWQVLREIPLAATLSYSAIAGRIGAERSARAVAAACAANTLALAVPCHRAVRSDGKLAGYRWGLERKAELLKREREALAAGQ
- a CDS encoding dodecin gives rise to the protein MPDHVYQKIELTGSSTVSIENAVENAVAKAGESVANMRWFEVIETRGHIADGKIAHWQVTIKVGYTLD
- the thiE gene encoding thiamine phosphate synthase; the encoded protein is MKLPRRGLYAITQPEGKTAEQVIAEVEAALKGGAVLVQYRDKQAVDGEGLAGRLLRLCRSYHVPLIINDSVELALAVGADGVHLGRDDGNIAAARAKLGADAIIGVSCYNDIARATAAVAAGADYVAFGRFFPSGSKPLAAPAEIGTLREAKRSLPVPIVAIGGILPENAGQLLAAGADLLAVIGGVFDGDPFEAARRFRALF
- the thiD gene encoding bifunctional hydroxymethylpyrimidine kinase/phosphomethylpyrimidine kinase; translation: MSRPVVLCFSGHDPSGGAGIQADIETIASHHCHAAGVITALTEQDSRNVKKLLPQRAADLTSQAQTVLADMQVAAIKIGLIGSAELAEAIADVLQSCPRIPVVLDPVLAAGGGSDLAGQGLIDAINNRLLPLATVLTPNANEARRLTGLADLDACGKALRHSGAEYVLITGADEDSELVHNRLYLADGVNETFNWERLPHSYHGSGCTLASAIAALLAQGLDPFSAISEAQDYTWQSLAAAYRPGRGQHNPERFFWVES
- a CDS encoding BRCT domain-containing protein, whose protein sequence is MLSDSQTHLLRQAGAVLQDIGEHRFCELCRHPQQIESAGDGELVAFLKIANALYRGGEPAISDSDYDFIFLAELKKRQPDHPLLHEVEPEPAFAGKTVDLPVMMLSTDKAYSRDEVERWAARIEKAAEELGKNFADLQFKITPKLDGYAAYDDGRMLYTRGDGRKGQDISRVFERGLQVANQGRRGLGAGEIVVSRSYFDRNLADFFDNPRNFQASVIKEKELDEHAQQAIEDHAAVFYPFALLPAWTGSWAELIADFEGHVKTIWHKVDYDVDGVILEIADEELKTYLGATRHHHRWQLAYKENLETAEVKILQVVPQTSRSGRITPVAELEPTRLSGALLSRATAHHYKMVVDKGIGPGALIRLARSGEVIPKIEAVINPAEPDIPEACPSCGHALIWDNDYLLCPNNLACPAQISNSMEHFFRVLKNNDGFGAATIKRLYEHGIRRVDQIYALDAEQFENMGFGPKQSQNLVDQLLRSRREAVEDWRFLAAFGVFRMGLGNCERLLAHHPLQNIFQLSETDIVAIEGFAEKTAAVIAEGFANIKPLFDQLMALGFNLQASQAQPDENAHPLAGKTLVFTGTLHSGSRDELSKQAKAKGAKVGSSVSAKTDYLVAGDNVGANKTNTAREKGVTVISETEFLALLHGDGQ
- a CDS encoding IS5 family transposase, with the translated sequence MRGHDAIQNSWFSYVSLEDRIPKQHPLRRLRLLVDGVLASMDAVFAECYSHTGRPSIAPEKLLRALLLQVLYTVRSERQLMEQLDYNLLFRWFVGLGIDDAVWERSVFSANRERLLSEALSREFFERVLAIAEWQNLVSDEHFSVDGSLIEAWASHKSFVKKDGSGPDKPAGRNPEVDFSGEKRSNATHQSTTDPEARLYKKGEYTEAKLRYITHALSENRNGLIVDVETTQATGTAEIEAAQTMIKRRVPKGGSVGADKGYDQPAFVNKLKTQDIKAHVARKKTGSAVDGRTARGKAYAQSLKRRKIVEEAFGWIKTVGGLRKTRHIGLAKVAGQALFCFAAYNLTRLLNLLVFTPKPAWSAPT